CTTTGTTTATAATAGTATCCAACAAATTGAGGAGACTGATCTTTGTTTATATTATTGAACTCGTCAAGACAGTTGTGAGTTTCTTTCTACTCATCTTTGATTAAGTCTTAGTGCATTTGGAAAGTATAGTATAAAGGCTATTAAGACTTCTTTTCTTGTCAACTCTTGCTATCTACTTTGTCATAGGAAGATCTGAGAATGGTTTGGCATAGGGGGATTTATATGTTACTATGATTTTTGTGTGTACATGTTATATTAAGTATTAATGTGTTACTTTTCAGAGGCAAGTataagttttaaaagtttttgtttttcttctttaatGGCTgcatgttttttttaataaaattatgttaGATTTTAACAAACTCCAGATCTAAGAATTTTATTTATGCAttgttagcattatttgtttgagTATTATTTAATCTTGATAGTTGTGAGTGCTTTGCTTGATATCTGAATTGAACACAATACACACATAGCAAAGGAACAAGAAAAGTAATGACAGAAAGAGAGTAAACAGAAACAAAATTACACCAATATACTTGGTTATTGGTTCAGAGATTCCAATTAGGAACTCCTACGTCCAAGGCAGGGAACTTATCTTCCCTAGTCGAATCCACTATGAAGAAGAGAGATTTACAGCACTAGAATTCACCAGCTACAGATCTTTACAAGACATTCACCAGGCCAAAACCCCAAAGCTCACAGTCACTCTTGTTTTCTTTCTCCACAAGAACAGAGTAGACAAAACAGAACCTTTTAGCACACTAAACTCTCTTATTCTTTTTCACCTCTCTCCTAAACTAATTTATGCCTTTCATATATACAAGGCTTACAAACAAAGACCTATATATAACCTAACTAACAGATCTTGACTTAACAGAATAAAACAACTACTTGGTCTGCAGCCCAAGAAAACGGTTTTAACTAACAGCCAAGAAATGCAAGTCACACATTAACAAATCTTATTAATCTTGATAGTTAATCTAATCAatcttaaaattttattaatgcttgtagtttttatttttctatttactATTTGATTGTGTTACTATTGTAAACTCACTAAATTGATTGCTACTTATTCAATTCCTTTTATTTGtgattaattttttgtttgagtattgttgaaatatttttataatttagttATGTTTTTTTCCTCTAATGTaagcatttttggggattcatgTTTGTGAAATCTTTGGTATAGGAAGATCTGAGAATGGTTTGTCATAGGGGGATTTATATGTTACTATATTTTTTGTGTACATGTTATATTAAGTTTTAATGTATTACTTTTCCGAGGCAAGTATAGGTTTTCAAAGTTTTTGATTTTCATTTTTAATGGCTACATggttttttcaataaaattatgttaGATTTTAACAATCTAAGTATTAATGTGTTAGCTCTAGatctaaatattttatttttgcattgttagcattatttgtttgagTATTATTTAATCTTGGTAGTTAATCTAATCAATCCTAAATTCTTATTAATGCTTGTAGGTTTTATTTGTCTATTTACTATTTGTTTGTGTTACTATTTTATACTCACCAAATTCATAAACTAaaaacatttaaaatatttttactcaCATTACATAATATAGTAATTCATAAGTGGATTTGTATAAGTTTCTACCTTGTGTTTTGTTGAACTTTATTCTATATGAATTGAGTACATTGATTTGTGAATAACTACCTGattaaagaaaaaaatcaaatttctATAAGATGAATATGGTAATTTATAATTGAATTTGTATAAGATGGCACTTTGAATCTGTAATTCAATGCCTTATTTGAGATAAAAAATTAGTTTGAATAAGATGAATAAAGTAATTCATAACTGAATTGACCACctaatttaagaaaaaaatagttAGTAAATAATGTATGATTATAAAGAATTGGAGACTTAATTATTTGAGTGTCTATAAGATGAAGAGTAATTCATAACTGAATTTGTATAAGATGCTACTTTTGTGTTTTTGTTGAATTTTATCTTGTATGAACTTAATGCACTGATTTGTGAAGAAGTGtcttattttagaaaaaaaaaactaaatttctATATAAGATGAATATGGTAATTTATAATTGAATTTGTATAAGATGTTACTTTGAATTTGTGACTCATTACTACCTTTACTGCTTGTTTtagataaaaaattattttgaataaGATGAATAAAGTAATTCATAAGTGAATACAtcaatttgtttaaaatttttgAATTTGCATTATTGTCGATTTACCTTGTGACTTTGCATAGATTGACTACTTGATTTGTGAAAAAAATAATTAGCAAGACATAATTATTTGAGAAAAAATTGAATAGTAAATCAATGATTTAAGATTATAAAATCGTAAACCAACTATGTATGATTGCAAAGAATTTGAGAAATTAATTTTGTGTGAAAAAAATGATTTACCATCTTTTCCTTAAACTCTAGCTAACAATGTACTCTCATTCTGTTTGGAAAGAAAAAAGTTCTACATTCATAGGATAAAGAGTACGGTTAACAGAGATATTGTGatattatttttaacaaaacaagaGTACggtcaaaaaaataaataaataaataaatgaagccCCAAGAAACATGACAGTATTTAAGTGAGAAATATTTTTActattttcaataaaaaatagTATAACTTTTATATAGGAGTACGGTTAACTTTgagataatattttttaaaaaaattaaacttatatttttttttgaaaagatcTCACCAAAACGTGAGtacagttaaaaaaaaaaattaaaaaaatcaggCCCTAGAAAACATGTCAGTATTTaagtgactaatttttttactattttaAATAAAAGCCTTTGAAAATTCAAATAAAAGTATTAACTTAGATTTTTTCTAATGACAGGCTTCAACCAAAAAAGTTTGCATTCATGGGCATTTTTTTACGTTATCCAAAACCAACAGTGTTAAAATAAGTGTATCATGCTATCCAAAAAAATAGCGTGAGTttctttaaaattattaaaataaataaatttgttaaaataaattttaatttttcgttattttaatttttttaatcaattaaaataaatctGTTAAAGATAGTGTGAGATTCTTAAAAACTATTAACTGAATTTTATAACAATATGGTTAAATGAAGAATTTCTTTTATATAAACAATTATTGTATAGAAGAGTTATAGTCATAATATTTGAAAATAACACAGAATCTGGTTAAATATCTCACTCTTCTACCACACTACCAAGACTAAAGTTATCACATTGCATGTGAACAATTTATCAACGATTGAGGACTTCTAATGATCAGGTTATTATTTCTAAATCTTTTTAGATTTTTGTTATCAAGTTTAGTATATTAATTTATGTTGAAAATTATATTGttttacatttgcaaggaagaatGATGATGAAGTAGAATGGTTAGAGATGGAGACAATGTCGCTAATATTGTCGATTATTAATGATGATATTCTTTTGGAAATATTACTTCGACTTCCTGATTTTAGATGTATAGTGGAGTGTGCTTATGTCTGCAAGCGCTGGTTCTCGTTCATTTTTGGTTCGAAAGCCTATTTCAGCCATAGATTCAATCACTATCACCGTCAAAAaagactaattaataataattcaCCAACTTCGTCACCATCTCTTCCATTTACCCTACTATTTACAGGCCTTTCTGTGAGAACTTCCCCATTCCCATTCGAGTTTTTCTCAGAGAGGTCAAAAACTCTAGACTATGGACGAAAACCAGCACTAGGGTTTTTGCCTTGGACGAGGAACGACAATGAATATGCATTTTTATGGTCCTCGTTTGAGGATTTGTTGTTGATCCAACTATCTTTTAAACGTTTGTATGTTTGTAATCCTTTTTTAAGACAATATGTTGCACTTCCCGAGCCTAATCCAAATAATACATTATTCCATCCACGTTGTAGATATGCATTAGTAGTATTAGGTAGAGGTAGTGATGCTAATATGATCAAATATAAGGTGGTCAAAATAAGTACAGAGGTGAATAATTTAAATAGTGCACCACCACCATTCCATCTTCATTTAAGCATTTTTTCGTCTGAGACTGGGCAATGGAGCTCTTCAACTTTCGAATTTCCAGTGTTCTTGCATATATGGTCTCACCGAAGTGTCGTTGTTGGAAGTAATGGAATTGTGTACTGGCCATATGGTGTCGATGCAATTGAAGGTGTTGTTGCATTGAATCTTTGTTCAAAACAATGTCGTTTGATTGATTTACCTCGAGAATTAGGTTGCGAATGGTATCGTTCAGAGTACAGGGTGCGTGCTGGAGTGGTTCGAGGAAGGTTACAGCTTGTGCAGTTGTTTTGGAGCGAGGATAAGCAATTCTATGTTTTTAAGGCATGGGAActggatgatgatgatgatggtaatAAGGTGTACTGGAATTTGGTGCACCACCATGATCAGATGTCGATGAACTTTCAAACTTGTATGAGCTCACAACAACTTACCATACTCGCTCCCCATCCGGATGATAGagacatgttttttttttcacgcTCCATCAATATCAACTGCGAAAATAAAGAGATTTTCTTATGTCGAATACTTGGCCAAAATCGCAATCACATAGAAAGCCTTTGTCATCTTCCACCTGGATCGCCTTTAAGGCTGCGTGTTGTTCCTCTTCTGCATCCGTGGTGGCCTACTCAAATTCCTCAACTACgcatttaatattatattagaatcattattagtttaatttattattagaacaatatcattctttttctttcctcaattgttttttttttttttttctttccatggAATGAAAATTGTTCACAGTGTTTTTTGGGgaattaaatgattttaaaataaataaattatattatattataggaCTCATTCCTATTTatggataaataaataaattcttggttatatcatatacatatataactaataaaatatatatatatggttgatGAAAACTCACCAGATTATTCTtggttaattaattcaaaattatttatttttaaaattcaaaatataaatttaatatctatctagatatttttctattttaaaaaaaaaaactattaacaTAAATTTAAGAATAAACAATGTAGTCTTGTTTAggctttttatatatatactagtaaaGAAAGCACGTGTTCAGTTTAGAATTAGTTATGAATGTAAATAttgtaataaataaaaaatagacaTTAGCCATTACCTTTATGGTCACCATCATTTTTCATATTTATTCTTTTTATCAAAGAACGGTtcgattttttttgtttgtttttgggACAAATCTTGCATTGTTTACTGTTTTCTTAGGTGTTTTTATTTTACATATATTGATCTAAATTATGTTTCTGTTAGATGACATTACCCATGGGAGGAATATCCACGCATGACAAtatctcttttatttaataagtgcgtagataacggaaattttttattttaacgattttttttatttttttagggttaattttaacagaatattcttatatttaacagaatattcttatatttaacgtaatttataaatacttaaacttaaatagaataaaataaataattaaaaaaattaaaatagcatattttttagatattttacaataataattatttaaaaataataaataattaaacaaattaaaatatgatatttttgagatattttactgtgataattatttgaaaataataaataattaaataaattaaaatatgatatttttgagatattttacaataataattatttaaaaataataaaaccatactttttataacttaaataaaatttaattaaacttaaacttaatttaataatagcatattaaacatataatataatatactgtgaatttgcaacaaattatttttttaacaaactagcaataaacttaaatttaaaattcacatataatatataattttttgttgtcactcccaaattcaaaaactaaaacaaacataaacataaacaaaaatagataaattatttaattaaaatatgatatttatttcaaaatttatatgacattaatataaatttaataaaaataattaataaattctataaataaaactaagcaaacgtgcatattgcacgttgtttgtatctagtatatatatatatacttgtatcgtgcaatgcacgtttacttagttttatttatagaatttattaattatttttattaaatttatattaatgtcatataaattttacatAAATATCATGttgtaattaaataatttatttattttagtttaagtttgtatttgttctagttttttatttTGGGAGTGAtaacaatagattatatattatatgtttaatgtaatattaaatattatacgtggattttaaatttaaatttattgttaatttaaaaaaaaaaattgttgctaaataacaatagattatattatatgtttaatatggtattattctaataagtgaatttaagtttaagtttaattaaatttaatttaagttataaaacgtataattttattatttttaaataattattattgtaaaatatctaaaaaatatgctactttaatttatttaattatttattatttttaaataattattatggtaaaatatctcaaaaatattatattttaatttgtttaattatttattatttttaaataattatcattgtaaaatatctcaaaaatattgtattttaattttttttaattatttattttattttatttaagtttaagtttaagtgatATTTACAAACTAcgcttaaatataagaatattttgttaaatataataatattctgttaaagttaacattaaaaaaataaaaaccgttaaaatcaagaattttcgttaactacacatttttttatataaaagatatatatatctAATATATTTGGCTAATATATACTTTAATCCTAATCAAAAGATCTACAAGTAATAATCGATCGTATATGGTttattataatatgataacaATATACAATATTTAACACTCGATTAGTTTATATattcataaataaaaaaatataatttttttttaaattactaacaATATGTTTACGTATTACTTATCAATGATATGATTGTATTATTATCaatgatataattaataataatattgatCCAAAtgatcaatttaattaattaacgaTTTTACTCAATAATCTTTTATGCGGTTTAGCATTATTAATTCAACACCATTAACacaatttttgaaatatactaAACCTCAATATGAGATTGTTGAGTAAAATCATATTAATCCAAATTGATCATTTAATTCAACTCAAGTTAATAACATATATAGAAATAGTTTCTTTTATGTTTTCTTATAATTTAAGAAATAGAATTTCTtcatccaaatatatatatatatatatataactgaaTTTATGTCATTGACCTAATATAACACACAAATactatctaatatatatatatataatgcatggtaaatattattttacttttaaaattcaaatttaatatttaaaacaaAGACATGTATTTGCTCTTATTTTGtgtttaagaaaataaaaattaaattatgcaATTGATCTTTCTATTAAAATATGAAGATGTATCAATTTCTTTTTTGTggagaattttttattttattttaataaattattagtGTAGATTTTTTTTAATCTCTTTATAAAAAGTTATTAAAGGGGCGTAATTAAAAAGaagtaaggaaagaaaaagaaaaataggtGCCAATAAAAACACCTTATTCTAAAATGAATACTCACTACTACTAGTAACACAAATCAGATAGCCAATTCACAATGATCTTATATTATcatcatatataataaaatatatcaccACGTTCAAACATAGATATCAAAATTTTGTGTTTACTTACAGATAAATAGCAAAATTTTATTCTTTTGGTGGTGAAAGTACAAAAATGTTGACCAACCTTTTAATCAAACACGTGGCTGCTCAAAAGTCAAACTTAACAGTTGGTACCGAAATACAAGAAGAAGTAACATTTTTGTGCCTTTCTCACTAATTTTTGTTGTTGTAAGTATAAGAAAAGAGAAAATTTTGGTACTTTAGGTGCAAATATCCCCAAAAATAACCAAACAATTATATAAAAAATGGAAAGctgaataaaatattaaaaaattacagACAAAAAGATCTTTGCACGCGACCCCACATACCTTAAATTTTCTCACTTTTTTTAAATGTTAGTCCGAAAAATCATTCAGCGTTACACATGCAATCTTCCCCAATCACACCAAATgacatatatctcttctatataataagtgtgtagataacggaaattcttggttttaacggtttttatttttttaatgttaactttaacggaatattcttatatttaacagaatatttttatacttaacggtagtttgtttaaataaaataaaataaataattagaaaaattaaaataagatatttttgagatattttacaatgataattatttaaaaataataaataattaaacaaattaaaatatgacatttttaagatattttacaatgataattattttaaaataataaataattaaataaattaaaataagatatttttaagatattttacagtgataattatttaaaaataataaaatttaattaaacttatacTCACTtaatagaataatatcatattaaacatataatataatttgttgtcaattagcaacaaattacttttaaaataaaactagcaaaaaacataaatttaaaatccccatataatatttaatattacattaaacatataatatataattttttgttgtcacttccaaattaaaaaattagaacaaacaaaaataaataaattatttaattaaaataagatatttatttaaaatttatatgacattaatataaatttaataaaaataattaataaattctataaataaaactaagtaaacttgCCTTGCAAGTAATTgaatctagtatatatatagagAAAAGTGTCATGTCGAAAAATACATTCTATAAGGAAAACAACATGTCGTTTGGGATCATCCTTGACAACTTCATGGGTCTGTTTTGGACTCGGCATCTGGCAAGTTAGATTTTGGCCTTGTAGTCTTTGTTTTTGACATTGTTTGAGGGGTTTTGCtccaacttttattttttattgaacCACAACAAATTATTTGGAAAATCTATTATGATCAAACTCATTTCAGCTCAAAAAGGTTTGAAAAACTCTTGCAAAATGACCAAATATGGTCCAACAATCACCCAAAAACAAATCAtatttatgatatatataaactaaatataacatttatttgagataaaaacatatatttcaaaaattggATCCACAAAGttcataaaaagaataaaaaaaactcaaaattcaccaaaaataaaaaataacaaaaccCATTTTCACACCCCGAAATCTTATTTTAATAGTGTAAAACAAATTAGTTTAAACATTTACCTGATGTATACTAATTAATCCAAATTGATCAATTAATGCAACTCTAATTAATAACATTTTCATTGTTTTCTTTTCCTAttagaaaattaataaaaatttcaaACTTTATTTTGTACCACATTGTAAATAAAGAGTTTTCTCCATGTTTTTAAAGGTATATGTATGGAGATAGTTTAacttttatattttcttaatttaaAAATCAACATAAACAGtatgtattagacattttataacaaaaaaaaacatctaACCCACTTTATTTACTAATTGATACAATTGTAAGAACAGGTGGTATAAGAGTACACAAGAGGGCTATTCAACTCAACAACATTACATTAATACAATTGTTTCTGCACAACTTAATATTACTATTATTGTAGAAGAGGTTACAATTGCCCCTACCATTGTTTCTATACCAGTTAATCCTACTAATAATGCAGAAGAGGATACAACGGCTGGATTTGATGTGTTTGGAGAATCAAACTTGCTTGGAGAATTGGCATTTAATATTGCAGAACTTGATTCTAACCCACTTCCACAACAGGCCCCTACCATTGTTTTTGCACCAGTAAATCCTTATGATTATGTAGAAGATGATACAATTGTTGGATTTGATGTGTTTGGAGAGTCAAACCTACTTGGAAAATTGATTTTTAATATTGTAGAACATGATTCTAACCCACTTCCACAACAGGCCCTTACCATTGTTTCTCAACCAGTAAATCCTACTAATCGGGTTTGATGTGTTTGGAGAATCAAACATGCTTAAAGAATTACTTTTTAACATTGCAGAActtgtgtaacgccctgctaattagggaccgataccaagtgtgtttaaaaccagtgctggacttgctaaacaagtcatttggactaaacatgtgattaagccactaaaggtttaggtattaaaacttttgatCAACTCATAAGTATTTTCATTAAGTTAaaaaaacatgttctttacatgggatcccaaaaacatcaatttaaaagttaattacaatacTCAGGTTACATTATAAGCCGACCTAtacggcaaaagctgggtttaaccttagttcccctGAGCATCTCAGTCATGGTGGTCGagtagactgcatatgtacataccactgctaatgccctccgactcatggctggttgagcttctctttacctttacctgcaccacaaatcacctgtgagccagaagactcagcaagaaaacgtaaTCAACAGTTCACAAAATAAAACGactatcaaacagtaataactgaaactcgTGCATTCATAAAACCaaattggagaccatagagtcacacaagtgcatgttgcactttctttcaagttgttggcatccgagccagtcaagtgcatgtcgcactcccaaggtggcccagccatggtggcctgcactccacgtgcattatgccaatcttagcttataaactaagttctttgagcccttgacttataagtcaagccaccacatgcctccaacttataaTTTGAAGTCTTGGGACTCTCAACTTATGAGGCGAGTCTCCCAAAgtccatcatattctcaacttaTAAGCTAATTCCCACTTAACACCATAATAACCCTCtagtttataaaccaagcttcacagtcataacagacggtcacatgtttcatataacatacttatcaacaatcacaatgcattataatacattcacacagcagtcataggcataatcataattatgcacattacaatgtacctaatcagatattcacaaacataattataatcatgttcatcaacaaagtcctgttgggttttatgcccttataaaaccatgtcggacatgtagcacgatttcatattatcaataaaagtagtagaaatcatttagtttgacaaccatgttgcttgcttgttttattacatgattattgaaataatacaaacatttataaaatcccgaacatatggatagttacaattatagtgactaggtcacaatggattatagttgtaattatatgttcaaaagaacgagtcctaagattagaccagtgcattggattttcacttattaggcaatctacgatatgatctacttgcacattcagggtgtgatgtcttgtccaaggcatcgaccaagtagataagatcggatgtatttagttacatcggactaggaccgatattgattattgattgataaataagtatcgttgttatcaaatctaatcaatgtcacaacgttaaccatatgttaagtcgatcttaattctaagtgataatattctgctaattatattatttaaatcttttgacttgttcgttaccagcgtaccctacggtctagcccatacttacatcttggagatttattagtgtaattgagtgggagtatgattcatagatacgaaatctataacttttgtatgagaagtgaaaagatgacttccttaattgctttgttcaaaaggttaaatgattgagatctcatttctgtgattaagttcacggaaatatcatttataaggaacttagtgggagttaaggataaaatactaatgaggggtaaaacggtaattttcatcCAGCTCGTTAgcaagtcatcgatagaggaatgactgattgtaatggttataataatgaataacgtatttatggttttgaaaatacgttctatgaattcaagagttcaattccgagtctatagtggagtcacgaggaattaataaggtagtgaaattattcgtaaataaattcacgttaacttgttggagcttgatttcatggatccattgtccccgcatcacctttgagtaaatcatctagaatgtctcaattaattgatttaattatcaattaggctttttaaagttgactaagtcaattttggaaaatttacagagatatgagatttagagaataaaagataatctttgggtaaatttattaatattgat
The Humulus lupulus chromosome 6, drHumLupu1.1, whole genome shotgun sequence DNA segment above includes these coding regions:
- the LOC133783322 gene encoding uncharacterized protein LOC133783322, coding for MIRKNDDEVEWLEMETMSLILSIINDDILLEILLRLPDFRCIVECAYVCKRWFSFIFGSKAYFSHRFNHYHRQKRLINNNSPTSSPSLPFTLLFTGLSVRTSPFPFEFFSERSKTLDYGRKPALGFLPWTRNDNEYAFLWSSFEDLLLIQLSFKRLYVCNPFLRQYVALPEPNPNNTLFHPRCRYALVVLGRGSDANMIKYKVVKISTEVNNLNSAPPPFHLHLSIFSSETGQWSSSTFEFPVFLHIWSHRSVVVGSNGIVYWPYGVDAIEGVVALNLCSKQCRLIDLPRELGCEWYRSEYRVRAGVVRGRLQLVQLFWSEDKQFYVFKAWELDDDDDGNKVYWNLVHHHDQMSMNFQTCMSSQQLTILAPHPDDRDMFFFSRSININCENKEIFLCRILGQNRNHIESLCHLPPGSPLRLRVVPLLHPWWPTQIPQLRI